The Terriglobales bacterium genome segment TTTGTGATTCGCCGCACCGCCGATCCTACGTTTATTGATCCCATGGATCCGCTGCCAGCGCCAGCAATGCAGCCTGCAACCCAGCCATCAACGCAGCCAACATCCCAGACACCGGATTCCAATAAAACCCAGCGTCCATGAAGCGCGTGGAGTGATCGGTCAATTAAATCTCCGCCATCTCGGGCATGACGATTTGTGGGATGCACGATCTGCAAAAGCAATATAAAATCGCCTCCATGCTTCGCCTGACACGTATCAGCCAGATTCTCGTGCTCACAATGGTTGGCCTCCTGTTAGCTGCCTGCACCAAGTGGAAAGAGAAGAGCCCTGCCTGGGCCAATGCCACCGGCGCGGAGCAGTTTGAGCGCCTGTGGTGGCAGGATGTGAAAGAAAAAAACTGGGACGAGGTCGAAAAACATCTGGCGGCAACCTACGTCTACCAGACTTCGGGGAAGACACGCGACCGCGAGGCCAGCCTGGAGC includes the following:
- a CDS encoding nuclear transport factor 2 family protein, which encodes MHDLQKQYKIASMLRLTRISQILVLTMVGLLLAACTKWKEKSPAWANATGAEQFERLWWQDVKEKNWDEVEKHLAATYVYQTSGKTRDREASLEHLKNLEITEYEMGDVEIHPDGDSVVITYTMDMKGTYGGQPLQLPHTRMMSVWQQQKNGWAAIAHADSFSVQ